GTTTACGTTTACGTGCGTTTTAAGCCAGATGTAAAGAAGGTATTTTAGTGCGGTgatagctgtgttcttcggctgAAAAGTAAAGCTAAAAATTTGTTTCGTTTCGAGTGATGTCGTCACACAACTGATCCGGTTCGAATTTTCGATTGTCATTCTGTGAATGGTGCTGCATAGTATAAATTGTGGATTAGATTTTTACGGAAATGATGTTTGATGATGAGCGTTGATGAGcacttaaattctttcaatttcttaagttggtttacattataatataatactacatttcaagtgatcaacctagggttctacgttttatattatcattcagacccttgtgatcatcatgatcattacatttcacatacatttttttttcaaaaaacaattttttttttagttagcgaatgggcgcaccttgttccatagatttgccttgagttcgccgagtaatttgataggtttggcaatgacagctaaatttgtagcacatcttgactcgcggatcatatccccttgcccggggcttggtttttagcgccattctaaaagagaacAATAGAAATACAAGTTTTCTCCTGTTTGCACACGTCTCATCTACATCGTTTTCCTGacagtgacgcgcgattttggcgcaatttctgCTCTTCAGCCATCAGCAACTCAGGAGGTGTGAAAGGAGGTCttcttcgcttcgtcgcttcgaaccgctgcggcgattgccctgccgtcggcggtatccggtcccttccccgctaccccactaccattaggTGGTGAATTCGGTGAGTGTTAGAAATCCTTTCATTACCAGTTACAGGATGCCCAGAGGGCATAGGTTAAATATTTTCTTGAActtatcccaaaaatttccataaGTGATTTCTATTTATCTAGTGACATTTATTTAGTGATAGTTTTTAAGCAAGTGTTTTTCAGCCagtgaatttatccgcaagtgtttctccgccaagtgatttcggtgtttgtTCTAGTAACTacgttggcattgtcccccgccgttttcgtcccccgtcgcacgtcgtatagtctaccttggttcgtgaatatttttccgcgcctggctgtatttcgatatagccaggccccgatcatggcttccagcagctccggcgccggaaggccaaccAACATTTATAATGGTGTTACCACCACTCGTACCTTGCCCAGATGGGCTGACCCTTTTGGTGGCAACTTACAAATATTACTTTTGAGAGCCACTGAAGGTAATCTTCTTCCATCGAATCCTTTTACCgtttccaaatcgatccaaggAGTGATCGGTAAGGAATTTAAAGACGCTAAATCTCAACGCGACGataaaaatcgccttcaatatgcgctacatctatgagatgaaaaacttgttcaactgcttctgggtacaaagtcgctgatcgacgaaacacccattgaaattatataccatcccaccttgaaccaacgcaaatgtgtTGTGTCCTGTCGTGACGTTATGTTTCTAAATGAAGATGTCCTCCTATCTGAACTAGCCGACCAAAATGTGATCGGTGTTAAGAAAATTTTAAGATTTGACCCAGTCTTGAAGGAAAGAGTTCCTACTTCAACCATGATCCTCACCATTAACGGAACAgttatccctgaagcaattaacttCGGATTCCTTCGTGCTTCAACCAGAAACTTCTACCcaaacccgatgcaatgcttcggatgcttcgcttttggccacacttccaaaaagtgcgctaaaaaaattcaactttgTCGCAACTGCGGTGTAGCCCACCCTGAACTTAACAcaaatactaatgatacagacaaaatcaaaaattttatttgcaatgcaCCTGCCTCTTGTGTGAACTGCAAGGGAAATCACGCCTCAACCAGTAGGAAGTGCCCAGCGTGGATCGCAGAGGATAACATTACCAGAGTCCGAATTGACCAAGGTGTGTCTTATAcggaagctaaatccatttttgagaacaaaaatggtCCTTCCTTTGCTAGTAAGCTACAAGAAAGActagtcaaaattcaaaatacaggTTGTTCTCAATGCAAATGCAACTGCACTCAGGCTAAGACAATTTCTTCAGAAAAAGCAGTTCCAACCCCGTCCAGTAATCCACAGGAATCGGAACTCAGCACCTCctcgtcagattcagaatccgacccagatatttcaatggaaattgaaactaccccctccaacaagaggaaaaatacaaacaaaaggtcaacctcagatgaattcaaatcatcagaagaggaaatttttcgaggaaaagaatccaataggaaGAAATCCAAGAACCAAAAATACAACTCAACCCAACCATCCAACGAACccaaaccatccacttccctccaaccatccacttccccccaaccatccacttcattcCAACCAATCACCGCATCCAAAACCAAAACCTCCAACCAATCCAACCATTCAAACAAACCCACCCCACTTGGCAACAAACCAATTGCCaacgtttccaaaaatgatcctaGACTGAAGAACAAATCCGGCAAATCTACCCATTCCTAATCTCATACCCTTCTCCCATCTTCGAACCCCTATTTTCTTACCTCAGCCCACTTACCTTTTTCTCTTTGTTAAAATTCACTCCTATAGCTATTAACAGCAACCCTTCGTCCTGTAACCAAACACCCAACCGAAAACTTgctattcaatggaacttgcgtgggctatccacttccatgaatgaaattaagctaatgttagctgaggaacaacatctcccactagcactggcttttcaagaagctaaaaaatcaatgtatcgctcttagagcgggatggaggcgaatgaactgcaaagtttaaagcctcttaaaaacaaagaaacgagaATCTTAGAGCGGGCATTTAGCGGCAAATTTACATGGTATTTTAAGGAAGGGCCATCCTCGGGGCTTTTTGGAGCCTGCTTCGCTGTCCTGAGTGACCTTCCTCATACCGTCATCCCCATAACATCATCATTACAAATATGTGCGATAAAACTGAAGGGACCTCTACAGGTAACCCTTGCTTCCATTTATATTCCCCCATTGCACAGTAATGAAATATACATTGAAACATCAACTTACGGATGCCATCAAACAGTTACCGCACCCATTCGTCCTGATGGGTGACTTTAACGCCTCCCACTCTTCATGGGGAGGAAACAAATGTGACAAAAGaggtaaaacaattttgggaatcgtccaaaaaCTAAACCTCATCATACTTAACGATCACCGTCATACCAGGATAGATATCCATCGCGAATCATCATCGGCCATTGACATCACGATTGCTTCCTGGGACCTCGCCCCCAGGTTGAGCTGGACCGTTGATAGTGACCTCAGAGGTAGTGATCATTTCCCCATCCACATCCGAACCCTGTCTAGGAACCCAAACATTCGTTTGCGCAGGAAATGGATATACCAGTCGGCCGACTGGGAAGGCTTCGAATCCACAATCAACAGCTTGCTTTCCGAATATGAAAGCTGCTCTGCGGAAGAATTTACTCACGCCATTATTTTAGCGGCTGAGCAAAATATCCACCGTACCAGTGGGAAACCCGGCCGAAAGGCGGTACCATGGTGGAACGATGCAGTTGCACAGGCCAtcaaaaggagaagaaaatcccTACGTATCCTACGACGCCTTCCTGATGGAAGCGCTTGCAAAATGATTGCCCTAACCAACTTCCAAACGGCTAGAGCTCTAGCCAGGAAGGTAATAACCGAAGCCAAGCAAAACAGTTGGATGGAATTTCTTGATTGCATCAACCCTAATACTTCGACATCTGAACTTTGGAACAAGGTCAACTTACTTAGTGGCAAGAAAGCTTCAAACTGCTATTCCTTCGAGATTAATGGCACCTTCACCGAAGATCCAGGCATCATAGCCGACCACCTAGCCGACCACTTTGCCACTATTTCAGCCACCTCCAACTACACCAACGAATTCAAGGCTATTAAGGCGAAGGCGGAACTTAAAGTTTTTCCTCCTGCTTCGGAACaggtccacaaatacaacgataaGTTCTCTTTGGACAAGTTGTTATGGGcaataaaaatatccaaaagcaaATCAGCTGGCCCAGACGGAATCGAATATCCGATGATCAAGCATCTACCTCTTTATGCAAAAATTCTACATGGCGCCATAACATTATCGATCAACTCcaccgatggggttttgaaggctccctcttcaacattcttcgctgtttcctcaccaatcgaggctttcaagtttacttcggaggagtactttcggatcaccgttgcctagaaaacggagtaccacaaggttcGGTTATATCAGTTTCCCTCTTCCTCGTTGCTATGCAGTCGGTTCTAGAGGTTATCCCTAAAAACACCGAGGTACTGGCCTATGCAGACGATCTACTGCTGATGGCAAGAAATCCTTTCCCAGAAATGGCCCGCAGAAGACTGCAGGAAGGAATCTCGGCTGTTAGTAACTGGGCAAATTCCATCGGGTTTAAGTTTTCGGCAGAAAAGTCTAATATAATGCACTGCTGCAAATGTAAAGGTCATAGGAAAAGGTTTAGAACATGTCTAATCAATGGCAGGCCTATTAAGAGAGTCAGCTCAACCCGAATTCTTGGAGTGCTAGTTGACAGTAAACTATCCTTCGGACAACACCTCAGAAATGCTAAAGCTAGTATGAAGTGCCGCCTGCGGCTGGTGAAAGCTCTAGGTGGCCGATGCCGCTTGAGTTCTCGTAAAACCATCTGCAACATAGGCAAAAGCATTATCTTCTCTAAAATTCGTTACGGcatcgaacttttcagccgtgccTCTTGATCTCACTTGAATTACTTAAAGCCGGTCTACCATAATGTGATTAGATATGCATCAGGAGCCCTTCAGACCAGCCCAATAAACGCTCTGCTTGTGGAGGCTGGCGTAGTTCCTTTCGAACACTTCCTCACAAATATCCTAGCCACTAAAGCCATCCGGACGTCCGAGAAATACccggatcttctatccatttactCCAGAGCCAACATTTGGCTGCAGAATATTAGCCAAGTCACCCTCCCGACTATTGCCCCATTAAGCAGAGTCGGTCAACGCCCATGGCATGCACATCCGCCAAAGATAGACTGGTCAATCAAAAATGCTGTCAGGGCTGGGGAAGCCAGCAGCATTGTTACGGCCTGTTTTAATAACCACCTTCATAACAAGTTTCACACCCACcacaaaatcttcacagatgggTCTTTTGATGGAAACCTAACAGGGTTTGGAGTTTTTGCCAATAACACGGAGCTAAAATTCCAACTGCCTTCCATATGTTCGGTATACTCCGCCGAAATTGCCGCTCTCCTTGTCGCGACATCACTCTGTGATAACGACAGTAAAGTGGTGATCTTCTCGGATTCCTATAGTGCATTACGGGCGCTTCAAAGTGACGATAGTAAACACCCTTGGATACAAAgcattgaggaaaaaattacaGGGAAGGACATCACTTTCTGCTGGGTCCCAGGGCACTGCGGAATCCAGGGTAATGAACAGGCTGATCGTCTCGCCAAGGAGGGTAGGCTCTCCGAACTATGGACCACCTCCCACCCAGCAAATGACACCATCAAATGGGTCATGCAATCCCTCAGATTGAGCTGGGAGAACAGTTGGTATTTTTCCCGCGACCTCTTCTTAAGAAGGATCAAGAATACTACCCTTCCCTGGAAGGATAGTATTCTCCGATCTACTCAAGTATGTCTGACACGTTTACGTATCGGGCATACATTTTTAACACACAAATTTATCATGCGTAGATTGGAACCAACACTATGTGAGTCGTGCAATGTAAGACTCacggtggaacacatattaatcacatgccctaaatttaatgcttccagaataaagtttcaggttgcagacaccataaggacagcactatcggacgacgccgtcgaggaaaaaaggaccatcgatttcctaaaggatacaggtttattcgatcagatctaatgTCTAATTACTAAATttacctatactgataaaatttcgtttgttttctcttctaatttcagcaaaagatgagcaggttttttacgccccttttagaagcgagctcctcaagcacactaaaaggggctttttccctgctccaattgtttggttgtgtttttggccccagagccgtgtagggtgcggcgatacgacatacatccatagcggttactaggactgggtcgagcgagaataacgaattttgcaatagttttgcAATagtttcccgccctcaagggcaagagacgaatgaactctctgagtttaaagtctctttaattcaataccgttaccgcatgtctcgggaaaaaaaacgacgtttgaatgtttatatccaccgatgccgccttgtgtgtgtgtgtgtgtgtgtgtgtgtgtgtgattgtgacgcacgtcctttcaataaaagtgacttaaatatactatcactacagcaaataagaagattcctagttgttttgtaagtgtttcaagtttttttcaagtgcggctaaacgaatgtctatcactgtacttGATCATAAGCCTCTTTATTTAGAGGTTCTAAAAGACCATTGAAACTAAATATTCTCTAAGACATCATTGGAATGTCCATATGACGAAAATGGCTGAACGGTTAGAGTGTCTTTTTTATAAAAGATCCATCAGTCTAAACAATCAACCTACACTATCTGGATACAACGTGAAAAAACTTGATGTTTTTTCAATGACTCACAGCAGAACATATCTTCAAGCATCTTTTCtatcaaaaaaatacaaaaacaaatctTTTTCCCCCTCCAAAGCACTGCGGAGTATAGTTTCAGTCCCGACAGCCCTATCATTTCACTTCCTCGAACCGAAAAGTGGGAATCACGCCAGCGAAAAGTATCACTCTTATCATTCGGACCTGATCTTACATGtctcccatttttttttatctcgcgTTCGTGCGGAGTCGATAAAAAGACTTTGTTTAATTGCCGGTGCGAAGTCATCGTCATCGTTAGAACAGTGCAAACACGCATCCAATAATGTTGAACTATTGGCTTTCACCTACCATTTTGGTTTCTGCGTTGATCTGCGCGACTCACTCTCATCCTCGAAACGCGGGCGGCGTATCGCGGACCAGGGAAGTGCCCAGGTTTTGGGTTCGTTTGTCCCCAGCGGACCACCGAGTGGTGGTTTCGAGTGTAGGAAATTCTAAAATTGCCGGTGGCGCACCCGCGAAAGATCGACAATTTCCGTACCAGGCAGCACTCTTGATCAACTTTGCCGACGAATCTACGACCCTCTGCGGTGGATCGATTGTGTCTACAACGTTTGTCCTGACAGCGGCTCACTGTTTGGAGGGCGGGATCGATGCTACGGTGATCGTTGGGACGAACACAGTCAGCATCCCGAGTGATGATCGCGCGGTGGAAATTGATGTGACCTTCCACGATATGTTGGTACACCCCAAGTATGATCCGATAGATGTGTTGAACGATATCGCCATTGTTCGGCTTACGAAAGCCCTAACGTTTTCCGGTATGTGTGGATCGACCAATCAATGTGCACAATGAGTGGTAATTGTCGTTGATTTTCACAGATACTATTCAACCAGTCAAGCTTCCATCGAGACAGGAGGCTCTCAGTGATTTGGTGAATGTGGACACGACCGTTTCCGGATGGGGAGCCTTAGGTGAAGATGATTATGCAGAAATTGAGGATAATCTCAAACTGGATCTACATTTTCTTGTCAAACCCGTGATTTCATACGAAAAATGCAACATCGCGTATGAACATATGATACGTGATTTCCAACTGTGCGTTTCCGGGGAGGATGGACGGAATGCTTGTCAGGGCGATTCCGGTGGTCCACTCACAGCCAACTTGAACGGGATGACAACTTTGGTAAGAAAGATTCGAAGATGAAGTTGTGATTCTACTGTTATGTCTGCTTCTGTATTCTAGATTGGAATTGTTTCATATGGATCTAGCGATGGGTGTGAGCATGGATCTCCTGTTGTTTACACACGTGTTGGTTACTATCTCGATTGGATAGCGCAGCATACTGATGTGAAAATTGTTGATTGAAGTTTCCTAAATaggttcaatacaatttttttatattatgcgAGGTTCTAGTATTCAATTGTTTTCAATAACTATCAAGTACGTCATGTATGCTAACTAAATATCGGATTTTCTGGAAAGTTCGCGCCGATTTTCAGGATTTCTATCTACAACTGGTTGACTGATTAAGTTGACTGATTAAAAACATAAGAAATTAAGACTGATTTAgaaatattttggtttggagttctttggaggttgagatatctgacgtatgaaatttcatacgctgagtCGATACAGTATCAAAAGTAGAAATCAttcgaatatcgaacaaaacggttttatttcataaaattcaacttcaataactattttcatggtttattagcactttcgcgtactgccgttctacgcatgaTTGTCCCACGGTTCACAGGGATTGCATAGAACATAGTacagttatgcgtagaacggcagtgtatcgGATTCAGTATCACTGAGTATGGTACCGGAAAAAGCACTCCGAAGGGTGCAAACCCACATCACACTTCAAGCAAATATACGTCGTACATCGGTTGCAAAACGCACACCTTCGTTGGGTACCAGTTGGGTTCGtattaatgaaatgatttattccgtCAAACCTAACTTCCGATGACAACTCGATGATGATCGAGTTGATCTGCATGAACTCGATCCTTGCTGGATTTATGTCACTTTAAAGTCCTTCACAGATAGCTCTGACGAAATTAATCAAAGGTCCAtttccatgattttttttatctgtattatagtgactttcaactcatttggctggttcgtcacttttacttccatttatgGAACAATgtcaggagtgagaattgaactcgtgatctttagcgtgaaagcaatggatgttaccactacgccagatcgcctccaatgtTTTTCCATGATTCTTTCTGTAGATATGCCAAAGATCGACAACCCCACCGTTCAGCACAAATCGGAAAAAGGGCCAATACCACTTCTTATTACGGATGGTGCAGCGGTAGAGCCCTTTTGCAAAGATGGGGTTGGAATATTGAtcctctttttgacgtaggactacgtctttcatttctataccggggtgtaaaatcaaagtttcgaaaacgaaagcgttacgccgaagaccgagattttgagtgttaatagctcctaaacactcctaaacaactgaacgaaatggtatgataaacacttcattcgaaagataaaatgtctacgcgttctatacttgttactttctgatccaaaaacttgtttcaatagtcttaaatttgctttcaaaataggctattgaaatcaccaatcggtatataagcgagcgccgctcggaaatccactcagttctaattgaacagcgattggagcatgttgtcgctgttgtggtgaagctcttcatttatcatgaaagcgcggatgaacggtgtcaccaagagcctgtttgtgcaccttaggccagaagggaatccatcaggaggagagtgatgctacaaacggttccccgggaagatctcgaagcagccgctacacacacacacacacacacatacacgcacggaattctttccgtttggatcgagaaagatccggaaaataatctgccagttcctctaggaatttagaaatacattcatgtgaaagagtttatttgaatgttttctatccatgtaacactgtgaccaaatatgtttcaatcaagtgctattaacagatggttatcgataCTGCCAAATATGTTTACTGAtatccactggtgggcttccagtatcgaggaaaatgtggaaatatctaatcgttactgaaaataatctgccagttcctctgggaatttaaaattacattcatatgaaagagtttttttttatgttttctatccatgtaacactgtgaccaaatacattaggttttgtgatttttcaatcaatcgcaatcaacaggatagcttctgaagattattcttccccatcagtaggatttttccgtatccaatattggacgcataaaaccttgtgcctccaacgtaacgctctcgttttcgaagttctccaaatattcattcattcagaatgaattcagattcaacttcaaacaaatgatctctaaatcaacgatagtcctacgtcacccttgcggttataccatagatataacccacttcctgtttttttctcaGCCTTAATGTATCTCTTACACGTACCTCCACGTAGGACGATGTTGTCGTTTTTGACATTTGTAGCCATATTGACAACATTATTGTCATTCCAACGAACAAtgatgtttgtttgtttcagtATGCGTGATGTTTGTTTCAGTATCACGCACAATGTCATATGATCCACGAGCTTGCTTTTTCATGGATTCCAACGGCGCCTTTTCAATGCGGTTGTTACGGATGGTTCCAGTGATATTTATGTCCTTCTTGCCAAAATCTTCAAGAAGGGCCAAactggtaaaaaaaattaactatgTACACGTAACTTTCTTCAGCAACAATATCTTTGCTCAAATTGGACACAACCTGACAATCCCAATGGTTCTCCAGGGTCACGATCAGTTTTACCTACAAAGTATATCAATAAAACATTATAAAATGCATATGAATCTAAACATGTGTTTTACTTTCATACCGGATAAACTTGATGAGATATCCGTCATGAGTACAAAGGCACCAAAATTTGTAGCCAAAACGAATTGGCTTTCCTCGGATGAATTGCTTCATCGAGTTCCTGCCGTAGTAAGGTTCCATAGCTTCGTCGATGAAGAAATGTTTTCCCAATGTCTGTCCCATTTTCAGAAACTTGTCATTCGCATGTTCAAATTAAAGGTCGAACCTTGAACAATTCGTCGGACCCATCATTAAGTAAATTGTCGTTGAAATGCAGATATTTCATGATTTGCTCAAATTTATTCCTTGGCATAGCGTTGGCAATCAG
The Toxorhynchites rutilus septentrionalis strain SRP chromosome 2, ASM2978413v1, whole genome shotgun sequence genome window above contains:
- the LOC129770887 gene encoding brachyurin-like, with translation MLNYWLSPTILVSALICATHSHPRNAGGVSRTREVPRFWVRLSPADHRVVVSSVGNSKIAGGAPAKDRQFPYQAALLINFADESTTLCGGSIVSTTFVLTAAHCLEGGIDATVIVGTNTVSIPSDDRAVEIDVTFHDMLVHPKYDPIDVLNDIAIVRLTKALTFSDTIQPVKLPSRQEALSDLVNVDTTVSGWGALGEDDYAEIEDNLKLDLHFLVKPVISYEKCNIAYEHMIRDFQLCVSGEDGRNACQGDSGGPLTANLNGMTTLIGIVSYGSSDGCEHGSPVVYTRVGYYLDWIAQHTDVKIVD